A genomic stretch from Theobroma cacao cultivar B97-61/B2 chromosome 4, Criollo_cocoa_genome_V2, whole genome shotgun sequence includes:
- the LOC18601045 gene encoding uncharacterized protein LOC18601045, with the protein MALTNFILTVAGVSAVVLLLRSDVKQSAAIFRRNVKHIRNWLEEESSAASKAAEKVKPKELESKVPPKEKD; encoded by the exons ATGGCGTTGACGAACTTCATATTGACAGTGGCAGGCGTTAGCGCGGTGGTTCTTTTACTGAGAAGCGACGTTAAGCAGTCGGCTGCGATATTTAGGCGCAACGTTAAGCATATACGGAATTGGCTTGAAGAAGAATCTTCCGCGGCTTCTAA GGCAGCTGAAAAGGTGAAGCCCAAGGAACTGGAGTCCAAGGTTCCTCCTAAGGAGAAGGACTAG
- the LOC18601044 gene encoding uncharacterized protein LOC18601044: MESMSNRKRRGFIKGKLAPFYRAAMQYTTKVMPNQTSTTASVSFRVHQDYMVSQPKQVSFILPADKNRENLSQIDNFFGVAGDESVDIKAASYISSVQERFKLERNNSERIKLQETH, encoded by the coding sequence ATGGAGTCCATGTCCAACCGCAAGCGCCGAGGGTTCATCAAGGGGAAGCTGGCGCCATTCTACCGAGCAGCCATGCAATACACCACCAAGGTCATGCCAAACCAGACTTCCACAACAGCTTCTGTCAGCTTCCGGGTTCACCAGGACTACATGGTTTCCCAACCAAAGCAGGTCTCGTTCATCTTACCTGCTGACAAAAACCGCGAAAACTTAAGCCAAATCGACAACTTCTTCGGCGTTGCTGGTGATGAAAGTGTTGATATTAAGGCTGCAAGTTACATCTCTTCTGTTCAAGAACGTTTCAAGCTTGAACGAAACAACTCAGAACGAATCAAGCTCCAGGAAACTCACTAG